In one Motacilla alba alba isolate MOTALB_02 chromosome 7, Motacilla_alba_V1.0_pri, whole genome shotgun sequence genomic region, the following are encoded:
- the ACKR3 gene encoding atypical chemokine receptor 3 — protein sequence MSALDLTSILDFLETANLTEINWTCNNGECITVDATTCPGTLNKSALLYTLSFFYIFIFVIGLVANSVVVWVNLQAKMTGYETHLYIFNLAIADLCVVITLPVWVVSLVQHNQWHMGEITCKITHLIFSINLYSSIFFLACMSVDRYLSVAYFTNSSSRKKKIIRRCICILVWLLAFSASLPDTYYLKTVSSNNETYCRPVYPEESFKEWLIGMELISVVLGFLIPFPIIAVFYFLLAKSISTSSDQERKSNGKIIFSYVVVFLVCWLPYHVAVLLDIFYSLHFIPFSCQMENFLYATLHITQCFSLVHCCVNPILYSFINRNYRYELMKAFIFKYSAKTGLTKLIDASRVSEAEYSALEQNAK from the coding sequence ATGAGCGCGCTTGACTTGACTTCCATCCTGGATTTCCTGGAGACGGCCAACTTGACGGAGATCAACTGGACGTGCAACAACGGCGAGTGCATCACGGTGGATGCGACGACATGCCCTGGCACGCTCAACAAGAGCGCCCTGCTCTACACCCTGTCCTTCTTCTACATCTTCATCTTCGTCATAGGCCTGGTGGCCAACTCGGTGGTGGTGTGGGTCAACCTCCAGGCCAAAATGACCGGCTATGAAACCCACCTGTACATCTTCAACCTGGCCATCGCCGACCTGTGCGTCGTGATCACCCTGCCCGTGTGGGTGGTCTCGCTCGTCCAGCACAACCAGTGGCACATGGGGGAAATCACGTGCAAGATAACTCACCTGATCTTTTCCATCAACTTGTACAGCAGCATCTTCTTCCTGGCGTGCATGAGCGTGGACCGCTACCTCTCGGTCGCCTATTTCACCAACTCCAGCAGCCGCAAAAAGAAGATCATCCGCCGCTGCATCTGCATCCTGGTGTGGCTCCTGGCCTTCTCCGCGTCCCTCCCGGACACCTATTACCTCAAGACGGTCTCTTCCAACAACGAGACCTACTGCAGGCCCGTTTACCCTGAAGAGAGCTTCAAGGAGTGGTTGATTGGCATGGAGCTCATCTCCGTGGTGCTGGGCTTCCTCATCCCCTTTCCCATCATCGCCgtgttttatttcctcctgGCCAAGAGCATCTCCACCTCCAGCGACCAGGAGCGGAAGAGCAACGGGAAGATCATCTTCTCCTACGTCGTGGTGTTCCTGGTGTGCTGGCTGCCCTACCACGTGGCTGTCCTGCTGGACATCTTCTACAGCCTTCATTTCATCCCCTTCAGCTGCCAGATGGAGAACTTCCTCTACGCCACCCTGCACATCACTCAGTGTTTCTCCCTCGTCCACTGCTGCGTCAACCCCATCCTGTACAGCTTCATCAACCGCAACTACAGATACGAGCTCATGAAAGCCTTTATTTTCAAGTACTCTGCCAAAACTGGCCTCACCAAACTCATCGACGCCTCCAGAGTGTCAGAAGCAGAATATTCAGCTCTGGAGCAAAATGCCAAATGA